One Psychrobacillus glaciei genomic region harbors:
- a CDS encoding DUF3238 domain-containing protein encodes MTNIVKIRGSVFAPYAWLEPIKDPSTGRILEYTGDAREFTPNAVNTMRSRLEQEVIIDFYKKEIFSHANACIVTVKITNPDGSIEYNKGKTGTDNIKCTNVVWGDDEVSFKMSASANNPLNTAAPAADYVLTIHVKKSGVTHIEGSHDGFPCYEFYKQTDFGPFELIYTHDFRKTGDTPAALAGEMEYSFKTTI; translated from the coding sequence ATGACTAACATCGTAAAAATTAGAGGAAGTGTATTTGCTCCGTATGCTTGGTTGGAACCTATTAAAGATCCTTCAACAGGAAGAATCTTAGAATATACTGGTGATGCGCGTGAATTTACACCGAATGCTGTAAATACTATGCGTTCAAGACTAGAGCAAGAAGTGATTATTGACTTTTATAAAAAAGAAATTTTTTCACATGCAAATGCTTGTATCGTAACTGTAAAAATTACAAATCCAGATGGTTCTATCGAGTATAACAAGGGAAAAACAGGTACAGACAATATTAAATGCACAAATGTTGTGTGGGGAGATGACGAAGTTTCTTTTAAAATGAGTGCTAGTGCCAACAATCCTTTGAATACAGCAGCACCTGCAGCTGACTATGTATTAACTATACACGTTAAAAAAAGTGGGGTTACACATATTGAAGGTTCCCATGATGGTTTTCCTTGTTATGAATTTTATAAACAAACAGATTTCGGTCCATTTGAATTAATATATACACATGATTTCAGAAAAACTGGTGACACTCCGGCAGCACTAGCTGGGGAAATGGAATACAGTTTTAAAACGACCATCTAG
- a CDS encoding DUF3238 domain-containing protein codes for MNTIVKFRASTFIPMAWTEPKKGTQTGNTIEFEGDSREFTPYAVNAMRSRMEQEVVVDFYKKEIFTYANSGITTEKITTPDGSVTKRTGKASTERILCTDIVWGEDDVKFQMSASASNPLNELAPPVDYLLTVHVKNDGTGDIHGEHDGFPCYEIYKQVNFGPFEEIYTHDFRKTGDTPAAMAGDMEYSFKKKL; via the coding sequence ATGAATACGATCGTTAAATTTAGAGCAAGTACATTTATTCCAATGGCCTGGACTGAGCCTAAGAAAGGTACTCAAACAGGAAACACAATCGAATTCGAAGGTGATTCACGTGAATTTACACCATATGCGGTCAACGCTATGCGTTCTAGAATGGAACAAGAAGTAGTCGTTGATTTTTATAAAAAAGAGATTTTCACATATGCGAATTCTGGCATAACAACAGAAAAAATCACGACTCCTGATGGTTCCGTTACTAAAAGAACAGGAAAAGCTAGTACGGAGCGTATTTTGTGCACGGACATTGTATGGGGAGAGGATGACGTCAAGTTTCAAATGAGTGCTAGTGCTAGCAACCCACTAAATGAACTTGCTCCTCCCGTTGATTATCTATTAACTGTACACGTCAAAAATGACGGTACTGGCGATATTCACGGTGAACATGACGGATTCCCTTGTTATGAAATTTATAAGCAAGTAAATTTTGGGCCGTTTGAAGAAATTTATACACATGACTTTAGAAAAACGGGTGATACACCTGCAGCCATGGCTGGTGACATGGAGTATAGTTTTAAAAAGAAATTGTAA
- a CDS encoding FMN-dependent NADH-azoreductase: MTTVLFVKANNRPAEQSVSVKLYDAFLASFKESHPDDTVVELDLYNEELPYVGVDMINGTFKASRGLDLTAEEAKTVAVADKYLDQFLAADKVVFGFPLWNLTIPAVLHTYIDYLNRAGKTFKYTPEGPVGLIGHMKIALLNASGGVYSEGPKADVEMAVKYVASMMSFFGVNDLEKVVIEGHNQFPDKAEEIIATGLEKAVQVASTF, translated from the coding sequence ATGACAACAGTTTTATTTGTAAAAGCAAACAACAGACCAGCCGAACAATCGGTGAGTGTGAAATTATATGATGCCTTTTTAGCAAGCTTTAAAGAATCTCATCCAGATGATACAGTGGTAGAACTTGATTTATACAATGAAGAATTGCCATATGTAGGAGTAGATATGATTAACGGTACATTTAAGGCTAGTAGAGGATTGGATTTAACAGCAGAAGAAGCAAAAACAGTCGCAGTTGCTGATAAATATTTAGACCAGTTCCTTGCTGCTGATAAAGTTGTGTTTGGATTCCCATTATGGAATTTAACAATCCCAGCTGTACTACACACATATATTGACTATTTAAACCGAGCGGGTAAAACATTTAAATATACACCAGAAGGTCCAGTAGGTCTTATTGGACATATGAAAATTGCATTATTAAATGCAAGTGGCGGGGTATATTCTGAAGGACCAAAAGCTGATGTTGAAATGGCAGTTAAATATGTAGCAAGTATGATGAGCTTCTTTGGTGTAAACGATCTAGAGAAAGTCGTGATTGAAGGCCACAATCAGTTTCCAGATAAAGCAGAAGAAATTATTGCCACAGGTCTGGAAAAGGCTGTTCAAGTAGCAAGTACGTTCTAA